From the genome of Methanotorris formicicus Mc-S-70:
ATTCTTTCGAATCCCTTATCATATAATGGATTATAGAGTATGTTGTTAATATAAATATAACTCCACACATCTAAGGCATTCCAATCCAAAATTGGAAAAATTGATGTTTGAAATGGTATAAATCGGTTTCTTCTTTCGTATTTTAATTTTGCCCTTGTAAAACTCTCGTATTTCCTTGTACCGTCTATGGTTATGATTTTTTTATTTTTGTACTCCTCTTCAAAAAATTCTTTTAGTGGGATTAACTTACATACGCTGTTGCACCATCTATTATCTTTTGTTGGAATGCCTTCTTTTTCAAGTTCTTTCCAAAAATCCCTCGCTTTTATAATGCGAAGATTTAAATCATACTCTTTAGCAAATTTCTTTACAAAATCAATTGTTTCAGGATATTCCAATCCAGTATCTATGAAGAGAACGTCAACATCGTCAATAACCTTTTTTGCAAGTAGTGTAGATATGGAACTATCTTTCCCTCCACTAAATGAAGCATTTATGACATAGTTGCTTTTATTTTTATACTTCTCAAAGTACTTCCCAATAAACTCTATGGATTTAGTTTCCATTTTTCTTATCCTACCATTATTTTCTTTTAAAAAATCCTGTATTTTTTTTCTTTTTATTTCTTTTTTAAATGTTAGGTCTTTAATTTTTAATCTTTCATTTTTCTTAATCCCAACTCCAACGAATTTCCCAAGTTCTACACCAACATAGTTATTATTTATTTTTTTAAATTCATCGATATTTTCAATTAAATGCTCGGCATATTTTCCTTTTAATTTTCTTTTTGTGGGTTTTAATTTTATTTTTGGTTCTTCAATTAAATAATAGCAGGCAGATGGGATAAATTTCCAATTCAAATCAACCAAATCAAACTCTAATACCCCAATTTGTGTGTTGTTTAGATAAACTCTTTTTCTATAATCTAAACCACTCATCTTCTCCAATAGTATTAAATCATCATACTTAAAATTTCCATTTGTAAGTTTATTCAGTAAATCAACTTCAAATTTTGATGCAAATTTTGTATCTTCTTTAAACATAATTTCACCACTATAATTTCATAAAATTATAAAAACACGGTAAAAATATATATGTTGTTCGTATATAATTTAAACAAAAAATCTTTTCAAAGAGTTTGAATTTACGTTTATCAAAAATTTATTTGGAAGGATGTTAATTTTTTGGTGAATATCATGGAAAATTTAAAACGGGCAGTTAAAACACTAAGAAAAAATAAAAACAATAATATTTTAATATGTACGCATATAGATACTGATGGAATAACTTCAAGGATTATATTGGAAAAGTTGATGGAAAGATTAAATATCGATGCAGATTTTATGTTCTTAAAGCAGATTGATGTTAATAGCATTGAAGAGATTCCATTTTCTGATTACGATTTAATAATATTTGCTGATTTAGGGAGTGGGCAGTTAAGTTTGATAAAGGAAAAAATCAAAAACAGCAACAAAAAAGTAATCATATTGGACCACCATATAGTAGAAAACACAAAAATTCCAGAAAATATAATAAACGTTAACCCATGGAATTTAAATAGAGATGGGGGAAGGGAAATTTGCGGAGCAGGAGTTTGTTATTTCTTTGCGAAAATGTGCAATCCAAGATGGACAGATTTGGCAAAATATGCTGTACTTGGTTCTGTTGGGGATGTGCAAAACTTTGAGGGAAAACTTAAGGGATTAAATGAGAAAATTTTAAAGGATGCAGTTGAGAGAGGGGATGTTAAAAAATATATGGATTTGCAGTTTTATGGGAAGCAAACAAGACCTTTGTTCATTTCCATGAAGTATTTTACTGATGTTAGGACTGATTTGGTGAATAGCGATTCAAGGATTATTAGATTTATTATGAATGTTGGTAAAAAATACAACTTAGATATAAATCCAACATTATCGTTGTGTGAGATTCCTTATGAGTATAAGAGGGCTTTGGGAAGTGAATTTTTGCATAAATGTAATAAGTATGTTCCAAGGGAATGGAGTATCTATCTGCCAAAGGTTATTTTTGGAGAATCTTATGAGTTTGTACATGAGGAATTTAAAACACCACTTAGGGATTTGGAGGAATTCTCAACCTGCATAAATGCCTGTTCAAGATATGGGGAGTATGAGATAGCGTTGAATGTTTTGAGAGGGGATAGGGAGGGTTATTATAAAAAAATGCTCTCAATGTTGAGGAAGCATAGGAAAAATTTGGCAAAATCATTAAATCATGTAAAGGATGAGGTAGAGATTGTACAAAAAGATAAGTTCCAATACTTTGAGACAGATAAAATAAAATCAGAGATAGTAGGAATTGTTGCGGGTTTAACATACTCATTAGAAAAGGTTGATTGGAAAAAACCAATATTTGCGATTGCCAATAACGGGGAAGGATATAAGGTCTCTGCAAGATGTCCAAAACTCTTAGCATTCGCTGAAGATATAAATTTAGCAGATGCAATAAGATACGCTTCTTATAAAGTTGGTGGTAGTGGAGGAGGGCATAGATTTGCATGTGGGGCTTATGTTCCTGATGCAGATGAATTTA
Proteins encoded in this window:
- the recJ gene encoding single-stranded-DNA-specific exonuclease RecJ, with product MENLKRAVKTLRKNKNNNILICTHIDTDGITSRIILEKLMERLNIDADFMFLKQIDVNSIEEIPFSDYDLIIFADLGSGQLSLIKEKIKNSNKKVIILDHHIVENTKIPENIINVNPWNLNRDGGREICGAGVCYFFAKMCNPRWTDLAKYAVLGSVGDVQNFEGKLKGLNEKILKDAVERGDVKKYMDLQFYGKQTRPLFISMKYFTDVRTDLVNSDSRIIRFIMNVGKKYNLDINPTLSLCEIPYEYKRALGSEFLHKCNKYVPREWSIYLPKVIFGESYEFVHEEFKTPLRDLEEFSTCINACSRYGEYEIALNVLRGDREGYYKKMLSMLRKHRKNLAKSLNHVKDEVEIVQKDKFQYFETDKIKSEIVGIVAGLTYSLEKVDWKKPIFAIANNGEGYKVSARCPKLLAFAEDINLADAIRYASYKVGGSGGGHRFACGAYVPDADEFIKYLEKRL
- a CDS encoding phosphoadenosine phosphosulfate reductase domain-containing protein, producing the protein MFKEDTKFASKFEVDLLNKLTNGNFKYDDLILLEKMSGLDYRKRVYLNNTQIGVLEFDLVDLNWKFIPSACYYLIEEPKIKLKPTKRKLKGKYAEHLIENIDEFKKINNNYVGVELGKFVGVGIKKNERLKIKDLTFKKEIKRKKIQDFLKENNGRIRKMETKSIEFIGKYFEKYKNKSNYVINASFSGGKDSSISTLLAKKVIDDVDVLFIDTGLEYPETIDFVKKFAKEYDLNLRIIKARDFWKELEKEGIPTKDNRWCNSVCKLIPLKEFFEEEYKNKKIITIDGTRKYESFTRAKLKYERRNRFIPFQTSIFPILDWNALDVWSYIYINNILYNPLYDKGFERIGCYLCPSALNSEFLRVGDLYPELFNRWFNYLRKFYAEEDILRGFWRWKELPPKMKELKNILKEKSK